The following are encoded in a window of Acinonyx jubatus isolate Ajub_Pintada_27869175 chromosome D4, VMU_Ajub_asm_v1.0, whole genome shotgun sequence genomic DNA:
- the PTAR1 gene encoding protein prenyltransferase alpha subunit repeat-containing protein 1 isoform X2, translated as MLTTREFYQTCQLKQLLHRELIDVTCTLLLLNPDFTTAWNVRKELILSGTLNPIKDLHLGKLALTKFPKSPETWIHRRWVLQQLIQETSLPSFVTKGNLGTIPAERTQRLIREEMEVCGEAAGRYPSNYNAWSHRIWVLQHLAKLDVKILLDELSSTKHWASMHVSDHSGFHYRQFLLKSLISQTVIDGSVLEQNPLRSEPALVLAKDEAAAASTEEARINLPHLLEEEVEFTTDLIDSYPGHETLWCHRRHIFYLQHHLRGRFPHSVTPLSPADSPGGTSSDLHLIPGGPHMSQAMEVDGLNDSSKQGYSQETKRLKRTPAPDSRGLEMEHRFIDQVLSTCRNVEQARFASAYRKWLVTLSQ; from the exons ATGCTGACTAccagagaattctaccaaacttgtCAACTGAAGCAGTTACTACACAGAG aaCTGATAGATGTCACATGCACCCTGCTGCTTCTAAACCCAGACTTCACCACTGCATGGAATGTAAG aaaagaGCTGATCCTCTCTGGCACTTTAAATCCAATTAAGGACTTACATCTGGGAAAACTGGCCTTAACTAAATTTCCAAAGAGTCCAGAAACATGGATTCACAG GCGATGGGTGCTACAACAGCTAATTCAGGAAACCTCCTTGCCTTCCTTTGTGACAAAAGGAAACTTGGGAACAATTCCTGCAGAAAGGACACAGAGACTAATACGAGAAGAGATGGAGGTCTGTGGTGAAGCGGCAGGGAGATACCCAAGCAACTATAATGCCTGGTCCCATCGCATCTGGGTTCTGCAGCATCTGGCCAAGCTAGACGTCAAG ATTCTTCTTGATGAACTGTCTTCTACTAAACACTGGGCATCCATGCACGTTTCAGACCACAGTGGATTTCACTACCGCCAGTTTTTGTTAAAGTCTTTGATTAGCCAAACTGTGATAGATGGTTCTGTATTGGAGCAAAACCCTCTGAGAAGTGAGCCAGCTCTGGTTCTTGCAAAAGATGAAGCAGCAGCAGCTTCAACAGAGGAAGCAAGGATAAATCTTCCCCATCTTCTCGAAGAAGAAGTTGAATTCACCACTGATCTTATTGATTCCTACCCAGGACATGAAACCCTTTGGTGCCACAg GCGGCATATTTTCTACCTTCAGCATCACTTACGTGGTAGGTTTCCTCACAGTGTGACCCCATTGTCACCTGCAGACAGCCCTGGGGGAACTTCGAGTGACTTGCACCTCATCCCAGGAGGCCCCCACATGTCTCAGGCCATGGAGGTGGATGGGCTGAATGACTCTAGCAAGCAAGGCTATTCCCAGGAAACCAAACGCCTGAAGCGGACCCCAGCTCCAGACTCTCGGGGCCTGGAGATGGAGCATAGGTTCATCGATCAAGTATTGTCCACCTGCCGGAACGTAGAGCAGGCCAGGTTTGCCAGTGCCTACCGGAAGTGGCTGGTTACGCTGAGTCAGTGA